A genomic window from Minwuia thermotolerans includes:
- a CDS encoding sulfite exporter TauE/SafE family protein, with translation MNELAALAAGFLTADTLMLALAAMAAGFVRGFSGFGAAMIFVPLASVIVDPPTAVIALWIMDNLVTLPLVVQGFRHCAWAEIRPLFLGAVFGAPAGVWLLANAPEDPLRWTIAILVLVAVAGLASGYRRRKPLHRAGVVAVGAAAGIGGGLAGLTGPPVIVFWVGSETAPAQVRMNTFAFFGLTGVLAGIAHLVAGLFTPERIMLAALIAPAYAVAIYSGSALFGFASERLFRAFALTLCTVAAIFVLPLWR, from the coding sequence ATGAACGAACTGGCGGCGCTGGCCGCCGGGTTTCTCACCGCCGACACACTGATGCTGGCGCTGGCCGCGATGGCGGCGGGCTTCGTCCGGGGCTTCTCCGGTTTCGGAGCGGCGATGATCTTCGTGCCGCTGGCCAGCGTGATCGTCGACCCGCCCACGGCCGTGATCGCGCTCTGGATCATGGACAATCTGGTCACCCTGCCGCTGGTGGTGCAGGGGTTCAGGCACTGCGCCTGGGCCGAGATCCGGCCGCTGTTTCTGGGCGCGGTGTTCGGCGCGCCGGCGGGGGTCTGGCTGCTCGCCAATGCGCCGGAGGATCCGCTGCGCTGGACCATCGCCATTCTGGTTCTGGTCGCCGTGGCCGGCCTCGCCAGCGGCTACAGGCGCCGCAAGCCGCTCCACCGGGCAGGCGTCGTGGCCGTCGGCGCAGCCGCAGGCATCGGCGGCGGCCTCGCCGGCCTGACGGGGCCGCCGGTGATCGTATTCTGGGTCGGCAGCGAAACCGCGCCCGCCCAGGTGCGCATGAACACCTTCGCCTTTTTCGGCCTGACCGGGGTGCTGGCCGGGATCGCTCACCTTGTGGCCGGCCTGTTCACGCCGGAGCGGATCATGCTCGCCGCGCTCATCGCGCCGGCCTACGCGGTGGCGATCTATTCGGGCAGCGCCCTGTTCGGTTTCGCCTCCGAGCGGCTGTTCCGCGCCTTCGCGCTGACGCTCTGCACGGTCGCGGCGATATTCGTTCTGCCGCTCTGGCGCTGA
- a CDS encoding Ppx/GppA family phosphatase: protein MPDSITARSKSDRIAVVDVGSNSVRLVIFGDSERAPLAMLNERAFCSLGKGLGKTGRLNPEGVDYALKTLRRFDWMSRAAGASRVFAFATAAVRDARDGTEFVERARRETGIDLRVLTGPEEANLAGLGVLFGLPDAQGVVGDLGGSSLELAPIRDRKVLEGATLPVGPLQFPADSFQPAAIRRTVDAHLDRLDWLAGCTGQDLYLVGGTWRAVAKLDIGMRNYGLNIIHGYEMTPDRAIAIARLIARQSPESLAGAEGISNRRLQVLPAASLVLEAIVHRLAPPRLVFSAHGVREGAYLECLSEAARDNDPLLAGVEALARHEARFSPTVGKEIFDWTGNLFAGESAQEARLRMAACLLCDVGWRTHPDYRATQSYRRVLRAPLLAVSHADRAFLAVTMLRRYSHKAGRDVVDEARTLLSDDQVMRAERIGGAMRLAQTLTGGAPGLLPAFSLELKDRRITLAGPAPQIGVIGESVQSRLKRLAGLFDADDEIVAL from the coding sequence ATGCCGGACTCGATAACCGCCAGATCAAAGTCGGACAGGATCGCCGTCGTCGACGTCGGCTCGAACTCCGTCCGGCTCGTGATATTCGGCGATAGCGAACGCGCGCCGCTCGCCATGCTCAACGAACGCGCCTTCTGCTCTCTGGGCAAGGGGCTGGGCAAGACCGGCCGGCTGAACCCGGAAGGCGTGGATTACGCGCTGAAGACGCTGCGCCGCTTCGACTGGATGAGCCGCGCCGCCGGCGCCTCGCGCGTCTTCGCCTTCGCCACGGCAGCCGTGCGCGATGCCCGCGACGGGACTGAGTTCGTGGAGCGGGCACGCCGCGAGACCGGGATCGACCTGCGCGTGCTGACCGGCCCCGAGGAAGCCAATCTCGCCGGTCTCGGCGTTCTGTTCGGACTGCCCGACGCCCAGGGCGTCGTCGGCGACCTCGGCGGCAGCAGCCTCGAACTCGCCCCGATCAGAGACCGGAAGGTTCTGGAAGGCGCGACCCTCCCCGTCGGCCCTCTGCAGTTTCCCGCCGACAGTTTCCAGCCGGCGGCCATCCGGCGCACGGTGGACGCCCATCTCGACCGCCTCGACTGGCTGGCGGGCTGTACCGGCCAGGATCTCTATCTGGTCGGCGGCACCTGGCGCGCCGTCGCCAAGCTCGATATCGGCATGCGCAATTACGGGCTGAACATCATCCACGGCTACGAGATGACCCCGGACAGGGCCATCGCCATCGCCCGTCTGATTGCGCGCCAGAGCCCCGAATCCCTGGCCGGCGCAGAAGGTATCTCCAACCGCCGCCTGCAGGTGCTGCCCGCCGCCTCGCTCGTGCTGGAGGCGATCGTGCACCGCCTGGCGCCGCCGCGGCTGGTCTTCAGCGCCCATGGGGTCCGCGAAGGCGCCTATCTCGAATGCCTCAGCGAAGCAGCCCGCGACAACGATCCGCTGCTGGCGGGCGTGGAGGCTCTGGCGCGCCACGAAGCGCGGTTCAGTCCCACGGTCGGCAAGGAAATATTCGACTGGACCGGCAATCTGTTCGCCGGCGAGAGCGCCCAGGAAGCACGGCTGAGGATGGCGGCCTGTCTGCTCTGCGATGTCGGATGGCGAACGCATCCCGACTATCGCGCCACCCAGTCCTACCGCCGCGTGCTGCGCGCGCCGCTGCTGGCCGTCAGCCACGCCGACCGCGCCTTTCTGGCGGTGACGATGCTGCGGCGATATTCCCACAAGGCCGGCCGGGACGTGGTGGACGAAGCCCGCACACTGCTCTCCGACGATCAGGTGATGCGGGCGGAACGGATCGGCGGCGCGATGCGGCTGGCTCAGACGTTGACCGGCGGCGCCCCCGGCCTGCTTCCGGCCTTCTCTCTGGAGTTGAAGGACCGCAGGATCACCCTGGCGGGACCCGCTCCGCAGATCGGGGTCATCGGCGAGTCGGTGCAGTCGCGGCTGAAGCGCCTTGCCGGGCTGTTCGACGCCGACGACGAGATCGTCGCGCTCTGA
- a CDS encoding RNA degradosome polyphosphate kinase, producing the protein MNDTAMTTATKRPPEPPSPAIETIDMTSPDRFINRELSWLQFNARVMEESQNPRHPLLERVRFLSISASNLDEFFMVRVAGLWDMVQADVKTVTPDGLTPSQQLEKIDDLAGRLMRQQQSYWSALQKELRENGIAIVEADELSATEREWLDGHFLDQILPVLTPLAIDPAHPFPFIPNLGLAMIAQLKRTDDGRLLDAIVPIPQHVARFVRLPSDSIRFVAVSQLIAMYMSRLFPGYEIVSRGQIRAIRDSDIELEEESEDLVRTYESALRRRRRGHIVRLQITGGLNDHLKRLVVEETDTRPQDIVVVEGMLALADIRRVIVDERHDLLFKPYHARFPERIRQFGGDCFAAIRSKDIVVHHPFESFDVVVQFLRQAAEDPNVLAIKQTLYRTSDNSPIVQALIAAAEAGISVTAMVELKARFDEARNIKWARDLERAGVQVVYGFVELKTHAKISLVVRREKDGLRTYSHFGTGNYHPITAKIYTDLSYFTADPQLGKEASAIFNFLTGYARPEGLKEIAYSPHTLAPKVLAEIEGEIEHAKAGRPGCIWAKLNSLVDPDIIDALYRASQAGVEVELVIRGICCLRPGVPGLSENIRVRSLIGRFLEHSRIVAFGNGAALPSRQAKVYITSADWMPRNLYRRVESFVPIKNETVHAQVLEQIMVANLKDDLQSWMMLPDGEYRRIPVDGEGFSAHEYFMTNPSLSGRGKAMDGDRAPLELKLDDHDD; encoded by the coding sequence ATGAACGATACCGCGATGACGACAGCGACGAAGCGGCCGCCCGAGCCGCCCAGTCCGGCGATCGAGACGATCGACATGACGTCGCCCGACCGGTTCATCAATCGAGAACTGTCCTGGCTGCAGTTCAACGCCCGGGTGATGGAGGAATCCCAGAACCCGCGCCACCCGCTGCTGGAACGGGTGCGCTTCCTGTCGATCTCCGCTTCCAATCTGGACGAGTTCTTCATGGTCCGTGTCGCGGGCCTCTGGGACATGGTGCAGGCCGACGTGAAGACGGTGACGCCGGACGGGCTGACGCCGTCACAGCAGCTGGAGAAGATCGACGACCTTGCCGGCCGGCTGATGCGCCAGCAGCAGAGCTACTGGAGCGCGCTGCAGAAGGAACTGCGCGAGAACGGCATCGCCATCGTCGAGGCGGACGAGCTGTCGGCGACGGAACGCGAATGGCTGGACGGCCATTTCCTCGACCAGATCCTGCCGGTCCTCACACCGCTGGCCATCGACCCCGCGCACCCCTTCCCCTTCATCCCGAACCTGGGCCTGGCGATGATCGCCCAGTTGAAGCGCACCGACGACGGGCGCCTGCTGGATGCGATCGTGCCAATCCCCCAGCATGTCGCGCGCTTCGTCCGGCTGCCCAGCGATTCCATCCGCTTCGTCGCGGTCAGCCAGCTCATCGCCATGTACATGTCGCGGCTGTTCCCCGGCTACGAGATCGTCAGCCGCGGCCAGATTCGCGCCATCCGTGATTCGGACATCGAGCTGGAGGAGGAATCGGAGGATCTGGTCCGCACCTATGAATCCGCGCTCCGCCGCCGCCGCCGCGGCCACATCGTGCGTCTGCAGATCACCGGCGGACTGAACGATCATCTCAAGCGCCTGGTGGTCGAGGAGACCGACACCCGACCGCAGGACATCGTCGTGGTCGAGGGCATGCTGGCGCTAGCCGACATCAGACGGGTGATCGTCGACGAACGCCACGATCTGCTGTTCAAGCCCTATCACGCGCGCTTCCCCGAGCGCATCCGCCAGTTCGGCGGCGACTGCTTCGCCGCCATCCGCTCCAAGGACATCGTCGTACACCATCCTTTCGAGAGCTTCGATGTGGTGGTGCAGTTCCTCCGCCAGGCGGCCGAGGATCCCAACGTGCTCGCGATCAAGCAGACGCTCTACCGGACCTCTGACAATTCGCCGATCGTCCAGGCGCTGATCGCCGCCGCCGAGGCCGGCATCTCGGTGACCGCGATGGTCGAGCTCAAGGCGCGCTTCGACGAAGCCAGAAACATCAAGTGGGCCCGCGATCTGGAGCGCGCCGGCGTTCAGGTCGTCTACGGCTTCGTGGAGTTGAAGACCCACGCCAAGATCTCGCTGGTAGTGCGCCGGGAGAAGGACGGTCTCAGGACCTACTCCCATTTCGGCACCGGCAACTACCACCCGATCACGGCGAAGATCTACACCGACCTCTCCTACTTCACCGCCGACCCGCAGCTTGGCAAGGAAGCGAGCGCCATCTTCAACTTCCTCACCGGCTATGCCCGGCCCGAGGGACTGAAGGAGATCGCCTATTCGCCGCATACCCTGGCGCCGAAGGTGCTGGCCGAGATCGAGGGCGAGATCGAGCACGCCAAGGCCGGCAGGCCGGGCTGCATCTGGGCCAAGCTGAACAGCCTGGTCGACCCCGACATCATTGACGCACTCTACCGCGCCAGCCAGGCGGGGGTGGAGGTCGAACTGGTCATCCGCGGCATCTGCTGCCTCCGTCCCGGCGTTCCCGGCCTGTCCGAAAACATCCGCGTGCGCAGCCTGATCGGCCGTTTCCTCGAGCATTCGCGCATCGTCGCGTTCGGCAACGGCGCCGCCCTGCCCAGCCGCCAGGCCAAGGTCTACATCACCTCCGCCGACTGGATGCCGCGCAACCTCTACCGCCGGGTGGAGAGCTTCGTGCCGATCAAGAACGAGACCGTGCACGCCCAGGTGCTGGAACAGATCATGGTCGCCAATCTGAAGGACGACCTGCAGAGCTGGATGATGCTGCCGGATGGAGAATATCGTCGCATTCCGGTGGACGGCGAGGGATTCAGCGCGCATGAATACTTCATGACCAACCCCAGCCTGTCGGGCCGGGGCAAGGCCATGGACGGCGACCGCGCGCCGCTGGAACTCAAACTGGACGACCACGACGACTGA
- a CDS encoding SixA phosphatase family protein, whose protein sequence is MKTLMLLRHAKSAWSNPALGDHDRPLNERGRKAADRMGRYMAEEGLTPDLVCSSTSARTRETWRRLSAAAGYDHEPRFERSLYLGEPRDYLQILHALPDRVGRVLMLGHSPGIETLARALTGDGDQADMVALAGSYPTGALTEIVFDDGWSGVQPGSGRLRRFVRPRLLD, encoded by the coding sequence ATGAAGACGCTGATGCTGCTGCGCCACGCCAAGTCCGCCTGGAGCAACCCCGCGCTCGGCGATCACGACCGGCCCCTCAACGAACGCGGCCGCAAGGCGGCGGACCGTATGGGCCGCTACATGGCGGAAGAGGGCCTGACGCCGGATCTGGTCTGTTCCTCGACCTCGGCGCGGACCCGGGAAACCTGGCGGCGCCTGTCGGCAGCAGCAGGCTATGATCACGAGCCCCGTTTCGAGCGATCGCTCTACCTCGGCGAACCCCGCGACTATCTGCAGATACTCCACGCGCTGCCCGACCGCGTCGGCCGCGTGCTGATGCTGGGCCACAGTCCGGGGATCGAAACCCTCGCCCGTGCCCTGACCGGAGACGGCGATCAGGCGGACATGGTGGCGCTGGCCGGGTCATACCCGACCGGCGCCCTGACCGAGATTGTCTTCGATGACGGCTGGAGCGGCGTGCAGCCCGGCAGCGGACGTCTGAGGCGTTTCGTCAGGCCGCGGCTGCTGGACTGA
- the dapD gene encoding 2,3,4,5-tetrahydropyridine-2,6-dicarboxylate N-succinyltransferase, producing the protein MSLHALEEKIEQAWESRDRIGPATTGELREAVNQALDALDSGETRVAEKRSGEWVVNQWLKKAVLLSFRLNDMTPITGGPGGDSTWFDKVPSKFAGWGDTQFRKAGFRAVPNCIVRRSAYIAPGVVLMPSFVNLGAYVDEGTMVDTWATVGSCAQIGKECHISGGAGIGGVLEPLQANPVIIEDNCFIGARSEVAEGVIVEQGSVLSMGVYIGASTKIVNRETGEIHVGRVPSYSVVVPGAMPGPVIDGRPTPSLYCAVIVKRVDERTRAKTSINELLRT; encoded by the coding sequence ATGAGCCTGCACGCGCTGGAAGAGAAGATCGAACAGGCTTGGGAGAGCCGCGACAGGATCGGCCCGGCCACGACCGGCGAACTGCGCGAGGCTGTCAACCAGGCCCTCGACGCCCTGGATTCGGGCGAGACGCGCGTCGCCGAGAAACGCTCGGGCGAATGGGTCGTGAACCAGTGGCTGAAGAAGGCGGTGCTGCTCAGCTTCCGTCTCAACGACATGACGCCGATTACCGGCGGTCCGGGCGGCGATTCCACCTGGTTCGACAAGGTGCCGAGCAAGTTCGCCGGCTGGGGCGACACCCAATTCCGCAAGGCCGGCTTCCGCGCCGTGCCGAACTGCATCGTGCGCCGTTCCGCCTATATCGCGCCGGGCGTGGTGCTGATGCCGAGCTTCGTCAACCTGGGCGCCTATGTGGACGAAGGCACCATGGTCGATACCTGGGCCACGGTCGGTTCGTGCGCCCAGATCGGCAAGGAATGTCACATCTCGGGCGGCGCCGGCATCGGCGGCGTGCTGGAGCCGCTGCAGGCGAATCCGGTGATCATCGAGGACAACTGCTTCATCGGCGCCCGTTCCGAAGTCGCCGAAGGCGTCATCGTCGAACAGGGCTCGGTGCTCTCCATGGGCGTCTATATCGGCGCTTCCACCAAGATCGTGAACCGGGAAACCGGCGAGATCCATGTCGGCCGCGTGCCGTCCTATTCCGTGGTGGTGCCCGGCGCCATGCCCGGCCCCGTGATCGACGGCCGTCCGACGCCGTCGCTCTATTGCGCCGTGATCGTCAAACGCGTCGACGAGCGCACACGGGCCAAGACCTCGATCAACGAACTGCTCCGGACCTGA
- a CDS encoding DUF2889 domain-containing protein, giving the protein MALSQPVRRKHRHTRGIEIRGYEREDGLWDIEGVISDHKPEAYGRMEERRPDGMVHKMWVRLTVDTDFLIHEAESWSEITPYGICKDVNANFDALAGLKIGPGFNRKARERIGGTLGCTHIVELLPQMATAAMQTIWPIKDSMGGDGRPGVKPPILNTCHAWAEYSPAVKERYPAFHNPDSKLPRAG; this is encoded by the coding sequence ATGGCGTTGAGCCAGCCTGTCAGGCGCAAGCATCGGCACACGAGAGGCATCGAGATCCGCGGCTACGAGCGCGAGGACGGCCTCTGGGACATCGAGGGCGTGATCTCCGACCACAAGCCCGAGGCCTATGGCCGGATGGAGGAGCGGCGGCCCGACGGCATGGTGCACAAGATGTGGGTGCGCCTGACCGTGGACACCGACTTCCTGATCCACGAGGCAGAAAGCTGGTCCGAGATCACGCCATACGGCATCTGCAAGGACGTCAATGCGAACTTCGACGCGCTGGCAGGCCTGAAGATCGGCCCCGGCTTCAACCGCAAGGCGCGCGAACGCATCGGCGGCACCCTGGGCTGCACCCATATCGTCGAACTGCTGCCGCAGATGGCGACGGCCGCAATGCAGACCATCTGGCCGATCAAGGACAGCATGGGCGGCGACGGCCGGCCGGGCGTCAAACCGCCGATCCTGAACACCTGCCATGCCTGGGCCGAGTACAGCCCGGCGGTCAAGGAGCGCTACCCGGCGTTCCACAACCCCGACAGCAAGCTGCCCCGCGCGGGCTGA
- a CDS encoding LysE/ArgO family amino acid transporter: MLYPPPVRHRHPKEETLEPALEGFALGFGLILAIGAQNAYVLRQGLKRRHVLLIASICALSDALLIGAGVMGLGALIGQAPQLVWWVTLGGAVFLFAYGALALGRALRPGRLLPAGGAETSWRAAAAATLAFTFLNPHVYLDTVVLLGGIAARHDAEGRLLFWLGGAVASAVFFYGLGFGARLLAPLFARPAAWRVFDIVIGLVMWAIAASLASDL, from the coding sequence GTGCTATATCCGCCGCCGGTTCGCCATCGCCATCCGAAGGAGGAAACGCTGGAGCCGGCACTGGAGGGATTTGCGCTCGGCTTCGGCCTGATCCTGGCGATCGGGGCGCAGAATGCATACGTGCTGCGTCAGGGGCTGAAGCGACGCCATGTGCTTCTGATCGCCTCCATTTGCGCGCTGTCCGACGCCCTGCTGATCGGGGCGGGGGTCATGGGACTGGGCGCGCTGATCGGGCAGGCGCCGCAACTCGTCTGGTGGGTGACGCTGGGCGGGGCCGTGTTCCTGTTCGCCTATGGCGCGCTGGCGCTGGGCCGGGCGTTGCGTCCGGGCCGGCTGCTGCCCGCCGGGGGCGCGGAGACATCGTGGCGCGCGGCCGCCGCCGCCACGCTCGCCTTCACCTTTCTGAACCCGCATGTCTATCTCGACACGGTCGTGCTGCTGGGCGGGATCGCCGCACGCCACGATGCGGAGGGACGGCTGTTGTTCTGGCTGGGCGGGGCCGTCGCCAGCGCCGTCTTCTTCTACGGGCTGGGATTTGGCGCGCGTCTTCTGGCGCCGCTGTTCGCGCGGCCGGCGGCCTGGCGCGTCTTCGATATCGTGATCGGGCTGGTGATGTGGGCGATCGCCGCCAGCCTGGCCTCGGATCTCTGA
- a CDS encoding TIGR02186 family protein codes for MIARLILLVGLLTGLAAEAQSPLVSDISSRRIGIDSSFTGTELLLFGSLSQPGDVVIVIKGPPQSLTVRRKERIAGVWVNADAVTYRNVPGFYAVVSNRPLTEIASERVLRRHGIGIENIRVESIEGGATEAGFDAAVKRLRQQNNLFHQDTSGVTILFDRLYRSTIAFPANVPVGSYTTEVYLFQDGSVVSAQTSPILIDKSGIERALFSFAHQWPLFYGLFAVVIAAFAGWGAAQIFRKS; via the coding sequence TTGATCGCCCGTCTGATCCTGCTCGTCGGACTGCTGACCGGACTCGCCGCCGAGGCGCAGTCACCGCTGGTCTCCGACATCTCCTCCAGACGAATCGGCATTGATTCCAGCTTCACGGGGACCGAACTTCTGCTGTTCGGCTCGCTGAGCCAGCCCGGCGACGTCGTCATCGTCATCAAGGGCCCGCCGCAGTCGCTGACCGTGCGGCGCAAGGAGCGCATCGCCGGCGTCTGGGTCAACGCGGACGCGGTCACCTACCGCAACGTGCCGGGTTTCTATGCGGTGGTTTCCAACCGGCCCTTGACAGAGATCGCCAGCGAGCGGGTGTTGCGCCGCCACGGCATCGGCATCGAGAACATCCGGGTCGAGTCCATCGAAGGCGGCGCCACCGAGGCCGGCTTCGACGCCGCCGTCAAGCGGTTGCGCCAACAGAACAACCTGTTCCACCAGGACACCAGCGGCGTCACCATCCTGTTCGACCGGCTGTACCGGTCCACCATCGCCTTTCCCGCCAACGTGCCGGTGGGTTCCTACACGACGGAAGTCTATCTGTTCCAGGACGGCAGCGTGGTCAGCGCCCAGACCAGTCCCATCCTGATCGACAAGTCGGGCATCGAGCGGGCGCTTTTCTCGTTCGCGCACCAGTGGCCGCTGTTCTATGGCCTGTTCGCGGTGGTCATCGCCGCCTTCGCCGGCTGGGGCGCGGCGCAGATCTTCCGGAAATCCTGA
- a CDS encoding sulfite exporter TauE/SafE family protein: MQIYLPIAEISVSIFLLLGLGAGVGFLSGMFGVGGGFLMTPLLMFLGIPPAVAVATEANQIVAASVSGALAHWRRRNVDVKMGLVLLCGGLVGSVIGTVIFTWMKTLGQSDLLIKLCYVVFLGIIGALMFIESARALFRQRRGGARRKKRQHYWIHGLPLKMRFKRSKLYISALPPLLIGCLVGILAAIMGVGGGFIMVPAMIYLLGMPTAVVVGTSLFQITFVTAAVTVLHSVNTQTVDVVLALLLLTGSVIGAQFGTRVGLYLKGEQLRFLLAAMVLLVCGKLAYDLIAVPSELFSIAIGAEAGH; this comes from the coding sequence GTGCAGATCTATCTCCCCATCGCCGAGATCTCCGTCAGCATATTCCTGCTGCTCGGGCTCGGCGCGGGCGTGGGCTTTCTCTCGGGCATGTTCGGGGTCGGCGGCGGCTTCCTGATGACGCCGCTGCTGATGTTCCTCGGCATCCCGCCGGCCGTGGCCGTGGCGACCGAGGCCAACCAGATCGTCGCCGCCAGCGTCTCCGGCGCCCTGGCCCACTGGCGGCGCAGGAACGTCGACGTGAAGATGGGACTGGTGCTGCTGTGCGGCGGCCTGGTCGGATCGGTCATCGGCACGGTGATCTTCACCTGGATGAAGACGCTCGGTCAGAGCGACCTGCTGATCAAGCTCTGCTATGTGGTCTTCCTGGGGATCATCGGCGCGTTGATGTTCATCGAGAGCGCAAGGGCGCTGTTCCGCCAGCGGCGCGGCGGCGCGCGCCGCAAGAAGCGTCAGCACTACTGGATCCACGGCCTGCCGCTGAAAATGCGCTTCAAGCGCTCCAAGCTCTACATCAGCGCCCTGCCGCCGCTGCTCATCGGCTGCCTGGTCGGCATTCTCGCCGCCATCATGGGTGTCGGCGGCGGCTTCATCATGGTGCCGGCGATGATCTACCTGCTGGGCATGCCCACCGCCGTGGTGGTCGGTACGTCGCTGTTCCAGATCACCTTCGTCACCGCTGCGGTGACCGTCCTGCATTCGGTCAACACCCAGACCGTGGACGTTGTCCTGGCGCTCCTCTTGCTGACGGGATCGGTCATCGGCGCGCAGTTCGGCACACGGGTCGGTCTCTATCTGAAGGGCGAACAGCTCCGCTTCCTGCTCGCCGCCATGGTGCTGCTGGTCTGCGGCAAGCTGGCCTACGACCTGATCGCGGTGCCATCGGAGCTGTTCAGCATCGCCATCGGCGCGGAGGCAGGACATTGA